A region of Candidatus Campbellbacteria bacterium DNA encodes the following proteins:
- a CDS encoding DNA translocase FtsK has protein sequence MRRSRKNTNKSGSGLVGFVCRFCGGCCNLIKQSINSLSDAERAVISSIVLTLVLIFLVLAAFGRAGPVGEFSFSFLDSAFGKGYWVLVFIIAFFIYVIAKQETSKFFSVRCVVGGVVAFVSFIGLLSLLVGPFVGGVVGGGIANLLVYLFELYFALPILLVVFITGFIVMLYPTLAAYVTDWKNKKERAEDFKVIGGDGDEDEDEEDGEELGEGEEEDVEGEGDEEEGEDEEDDVEEGDEEGDEEEEGAGDGDGGGGAPVRTPVLSEIEVSDAPYNFPPLSLLKTDKGASSGGDIKAQANTLVRTFDNFGIDIDVEEVSVGPSITRFALKPAEGVRLSKILALQNNLELTLAAHPVRIEAPIPGRSLVGIEVPNTKKATVGLGSMIASEKFKAFGDPLPIVVGKDIEGGTKIVSVAKMPHILVAGTTGSGKSVVIHNILLSLLYRHSPKELRFILVDPKRVELTLYDGIPHLLTDVITSPKKAVASLIWATKEMERRYDVLQSAKARDIASYNSSKRGKILPYVVVVVDELADLMQAYPRELEGAIVRLAQMSRAVGIHIILSTQRPSVNVITGLIKANIPSRIALQVSSQIDSRTIIDSAGAEKLLGAGDLLFISGEMAKSERLQAAYVREAEVKSVVSNIVKNNDAAISDIMVADDVEGGGSGGGGGGAGLGGFGDGGGDDEDDLYNDAREVVVSAGKASTSLLQRRLKVGYSRAARLMDMLEDRGVIGPQQGSKPREILADKE, from the coding sequence ATGAGACGGTCAAGGAAAAATACCAATAAATCTGGTTCTGGGTTGGTGGGTTTTGTGTGTAGGTTTTGTGGTGGTTGTTGTAATTTGATTAAACAATCTATTAATTCTCTTTCTGATGCTGAGAGGGCGGTTATTAGTTCTATTGTTCTTACTCTTGTTTTAATTTTTTTGGTTTTGGCTGCGTTTGGTAGGGCGGGTCCTGTTGGTGAGTTTTCTTTTTCTTTTCTTGATAGTGCGTTTGGTAAGGGTTATTGGGTTTTGGTTTTTATAATTGCGTTTTTTATTTATGTTATTGCTAAGCAGGAGACTTCAAAGTTTTTTTCAGTTCGTTGTGTTGTTGGTGGTGTGGTTGCGTTTGTTTCTTTTATAGGTTTGCTTTCGCTTTTGGTTGGTCCTTTTGTTGGTGGTGTTGTTGGTGGTGGTATTGCAAACTTGTTGGTGTATTTGTTTGAACTTTATTTTGCGTTGCCTATTTTGTTGGTTGTTTTTATTACTGGTTTTATTGTTATGCTTTATCCTACGCTTGCTGCGTATGTTACTGATTGGAAGAATAAGAAGGAGAGGGCGGAGGATTTTAAGGTTATTGGTGGTGATGGTGATGAGGATGAGGATGAGGAAGATGGTGAGGAGTTGGGTGAGGGTGAGGAGGAGGATGTTGAGGGTGAGGGTGATGAGGAGGAAGGTGAGGATGAGGAGGATGATGTTGAGGAGGGTGATGAGGAGGGTGATGAGGAGGAAGAGGGTGCTGGTGATGGTGATGGTGGTGGTGGTGCGCCTGTGAGGACTCCTGTTTTGTCTGAGATTGAGGTTTCGGATGCGCCGTATAATTTCCCTCCTTTGTCTTTGCTTAAGACTGATAAGGGTGCTTCGTCTGGTGGTGATATTAAGGCGCAGGCGAATACTTTGGTGAGGACTTTTGATAATTTTGGTATTGATATTGATGTTGAGGAGGTTTCTGTGGGTCCGTCTATTACAAGGTTTGCGTTGAAGCCTGCTGAGGGGGTTCGTCTTTCAAAAATTTTGGCGTTGCAGAATAATTTGGAGCTGACTTTGGCGGCTCATCCTGTCCGTATTGAGGCGCCTATTCCTGGTAGGTCTTTGGTTGGTATTGAGGTGCCAAATACGAAGAAGGCGACTGTTGGGCTTGGTTCTATGATTGCTTCTGAGAAGTTTAAGGCGTTTGGTGATCCTTTGCCTATAGTTGTGGGTAAGGATATTGAGGGTGGGACTAAGATTGTTAGTGTGGCGAAGATGCCTCATATATTGGTGGCGGGGACTACTGGGTCTGGGAAGTCGGTTGTTATACATAATATATTGCTTTCTTTGTTGTATAGGCATTCGCCGAAGGAGCTTAGGTTTATTTTGGTTGATCCTAAGAGGGTTGAGCTTACTTTGTATGATGGTATTCCTCATTTGCTTACTGATGTTATTACTTCTCCTAAGAAGGCGGTTGCTTCTTTGATTTGGGCGACAAAGGAGATGGAGAGGAGGTATGATGTTTTGCAGAGTGCTAAGGCGAGGGATATTGCTTCTTATAATTCTTCTAAGAGGGGTAAGATTTTGCCGTATGTGGTTGTGGTGGTGGATGAGTTGGCGGATCTTATGCAGGCGTATCCGAGGGAGCTTGAGGGTGCTATTGTCCGTTTGGCGCAGATGAGTAGGGCGGTTGGGATACATATAATACTTTCTACGCAAAGGCCTTCTGTAAATGTTATAACTGGGTTGATAAAGGCTAATATTCCGTCAAGGATTGCGTTGCAGGTTTCTTCGCAGATAGATTCGCGGACTATTATTGATAGTGCTGGTGCTGAGAAGTTGTTGGGTGCTGGTGATTTGCTTTTTATATCTGGTGAGATGGCGAAGTCGGAGAGGTTGCAGGCGGCGTATGTGAGGGAGGCGGAGGTTAAGAGTGTTGTGAGTAATATAGTGAAGAATAATGATGCGGCTATAAGCGATATAATGGTTGCTGATGATGTTGAGGGTGGTGGTAGTGGTGGTGGTGGTGGTGGTGCTGGTCTTGGTGGTTTTGGTGATGGTGGGGGTGATGATGAGGATGATTTGTATAATGATGCGAGGGAGGTTGTTGTAAGTGCGGGAAAGGCTTCTACTTCTCTTTTGCAAAGGCGGCTTAAGGTTGGTTATTCGCGGGCTGCGAGGTTGATGGATATGTTGGAGGATAGGGGGGTTATAGGGCCTCAGCAGGGGTCAAAGCCGAGGGAGATTTTGGCTGATAAGGAGTAG
- a CDS encoding DUF3800 domain-containing protein produces the protein MEIERLYIDESGNLGRGGRYFVFPVIYFSSRRHYKSWKNLAKKVIKNNSTLKTLGEIKGSDMNYALKKRILSEIDSKGIDFNIWLGIIDTAAQYYKEKYINSDSIKELAFNYTLNRLFQEKITRKISTKSVEVCIDNRNLKTGSKYSLEEYINVESIHNDNHCCESILVKYKNSKKCYGIQLADLIANIVFTKYEYNGSVGLYKNYIKPKILDVWEYPRRIRSTK, from the coding sequence ATGGAAATAGAGAGGCTTTATATTGATGAAAGTGGAAATTTAGGAAGGGGTGGCAGATATTTTGTATTTCCAGTTATTTATTTTTCTTCAAGAAGACATTATAAAAGCTGGAAAAATTTAGCAAAGAAGGTTATAAAGAATAATTCTACTTTAAAAACCTTGGGGGAGATAAAAGGATCTGATATGAATTATGCCCTGAAAAAGAGAATATTGAGTGAGATAGATAGTAAAGGAATAGATTTTAACATTTGGCTTGGCATTATTGATACTGCAGCACAATATTATAAAGAAAAATATATAAACTCAGATAGTATTAAAGAGTTGGCTTTTAACTATACCCTTAATAGATTATTCCAAGAAAAAATCACAAGAAAAATATCAACAAAATCAGTTGAGGTTTGTATTGATAATAGAAACCTAAAAACTGGATCAAAATATTCGTTGGAGGAATATATTAATGTTGAATCAATACACAATGATAATCATTGTTGTGAAAGTATCTTAGTAAAATATAAAAATTCTAAGAAATGCTATGGCATTCAATTGGCAGACTTGATTGCTAATATAGTTTTTACAAAATATGAATACAATGGTTCTGTAGGACTTTATAAGAATTATATAAAACCAAAAATATTAGATGTTTGGGAATATCCAAGAAGAATTAGGTCCACTAAGTAA